A single region of the Globicephala melas chromosome 12, mGloMel1.2, whole genome shotgun sequence genome encodes:
- the PREPL gene encoding prolyl endopeptidase-like isoform X2, giving the protein MQQKSKLFLQPLKYSIPHLGKCMQKQHVNHCNFADHYYNRIKLKKYHLTKCLQNKPRISELARNIPSRNFSCKEFLPIKQENKKSLSENMDAFEKVRTKLETQPQEEYEIINAEIKHGGFVYYQEGCCLVRSKDEEDNDNYEVLFNLEELKLEQPFIDCIRVAPDEKYVAAKIRTEDSEASTCVVVKLSDQPVMEASFPNVSSFEWVKDEEDEDVLFYTFQRNLRCHDVYRATFGDNRRNERFYTEKDPSFFVFLYLTKDSRFLTMNIMNKTTSEVWLIDGMSPWDPPVLIQKRIHGVLYYIEHRDDELYILTNVGEPTEFKLMRTAADTPAIMNWDLFFTMKRNTKVVDLDMFKDHCVLFLKHSNLLYVNVIGLADDSVRSLKLPPWACGFIMDTNSDPKNCPFQLCSPIRPPKYYTYKFSEGKLFEETGHEDPITKTSRVLRIEAKSEDGKLVPMTIFHKTDSEDLQKKPLLVHVYGAYGMDLKMNFRPERRVLVDDGWILAYCHVRGGGELGLQWHADGRLTKKLNGLADLEACIKTLHGQGFSQPSLTTLTAFSAGGVLVGALCNSNPELLRAVTLEAPFLDVLNTMMDTTLPLTLEELEEWGNPSSDEKHKNYIKRYCPYQNIKPKHYPSIHITAYENDERVPLKGIVNYTEKLKEAIVEHAKDTGEGYQAPNIILDIQPGGSHVIEDSHKKITAQIKFLYEELGLDSTSVFENLKKYLKF; this is encoded by the exons GAATTTTTGCCtattaaacaagaaaacaaaaaatccctcTCAGAAAACATGGATGCATTTGAAAAAGTGAGAACAAAATTAGAAACACAGCCACAAGAAGAATACGAAATCATCAATGCAGAG ATTAAACATGGTGGTTTTGTTTATTATCAAGAGGGCTGCTGTTTGGTTCGTTCCAAAGATGAAGAAG ACAATGATAATTATGAAGTTTTGTTCAATTTGGAGGAACTTAAATTAGAGCAACCCTTCATTGATTGTATCAGAGTTGCTCCTGATGAAAAATATGTAGCTGCCAAGATAAGAACTGAAGATTCTGAAGCATCTACCTGTGTAGTTGTGAAGCTCAGTGATCAACCTGTAATGGAAGCTTCTTTCCCAAATGTGTCCAGTTTTG aatggGTAAAGGATGAAGAAGATGAAGATGTTTTATTCTACACCTTCCAGAGGAACCTTCGCTGTCATGATGTATATCGAGCCACTTTTGGTGATAACAGGCGTAATGAACGTTTTTACACAGAAAAAGACCCAAG cttttttgttttcctttatcttaCAAAAGACAGTCGTTTTCTCACCATGAATATTATGAACAAGACCACTTCAGAGGTGTGGTTGATAGATGGCATGAGCCCTTGGGACCCACCAGTACTTATCCAGAAGCGAATACACGGGGTCCTTTACTACATAGAACACAGAGATGATGAATTATACATTCTCACTAATGTTGGCGAGCCTACAGAATTCAAG CTAATGAGAACAGCTGCTGATACCCCTGCTATTATGAATTgggatttatttttcacaatgaaGAGAAATACCAAAGTTGTAGACCTGGACATGTTTAAGGATCACTGTGTTCTGTTCCTGAAGCATAGCAATCTACTTTATGTTAATGTGATTGGTCTGGCTGACGATTCAGTTCGGTCTCTAAAG ctcCCACCTTGGGCCTGTGGATTCATAATGGATACAAATTCAGACCCAAAGAACTGCCCCTTTCAGCTTTGCTCTCCTATACGCCCCCCTAAGTATTACACGTATAAGTTTTCAGAAGGTAAACTGTTTGAGGAAACTGGACATGAAGACCCAATCACAAAGACTAGTCGTGTTTTACGTATAGAAGCCAAAAGCGAG GATGGAAAATTAGTGCCAATGACTATTTTCCATAAAACGGATTCTGAAGACTTGCAGAAGAAACCTCTCCTGGTACATGTATATGGAGCTTATGGAATGGatttgaaaatgaatttcagGCCTGAAAGGCGGGTGTTGGTGGACGATGGATGGATATTAGCATATTGTCACGTTCG GGGAGGTGGTGAGTTAGGCCTCCAGTGGCATGCTGATGGCCGTCTAACTAAAAAACTCAATGGCCTTGCTGACTTAGAGGCTTGCATTAAGACACTTCATGGCCAAGGCTTTTCTCAGCCAAGTCTAACAACCCTGACTGCTTTCAGTGCTGGAGGGGTGCTTGTGGGAGCATTGTGTAATTCTAATCCAGAGCTGCTGAGAGCTGTGACTTTGGAG gcaccttTCTTGGATGTTCTCAACACCATGATGGACACTACACTTCCTCTGACATTAGAAGAATTAGAAGAGTGGGGGAATCCTTCATCTGATGAAAAACACAAGAACTACATAAAACGTTACTGTCCCTATCAAAACATTAAACCTAAG cattatCCTTCAATTCACATCACAGCTTATGAAAACGACGAACGTGTACCTCTGAAAGGAATTGTAAACTATACTGAGAAACTCAAGGAAGCCATCGTGGAGCATGCTAAGGACACCGGGGAAG GTTATCAAGCCCCCAATATTATTTTAGATATTCAGCCTGGAGGCAGTCATGTGATTGAGGATTCTCACAAAAAG ATTACAGCCCAAATTAAATTCCTGTATGAGGAACTTGGACTTGACAGCACCAGTGTTTTCGAGAATCTtaagaaatatctaaaattctGA
- the PREPL gene encoding prolyl endopeptidase-like isoform X1 codes for MQQKSKLFLQPLKYSIPHLGKCMQKQHVNHCNFADHYYNRIKLKKYHLTKCLQNKPRISELARNIPSRNFSCKEFLPIKQENKKSLSENMDAFEKVRTKLETQPQEEYEIINAEIKHGGFVYYQEGCCLVRSKDEEADNDNYEVLFNLEELKLEQPFIDCIRVAPDEKYVAAKIRTEDSEASTCVVVKLSDQPVMEASFPNVSSFEWVKDEEDEDVLFYTFQRNLRCHDVYRATFGDNRRNERFYTEKDPSFFVFLYLTKDSRFLTMNIMNKTTSEVWLIDGMSPWDPPVLIQKRIHGVLYYIEHRDDELYILTNVGEPTEFKLMRTAADTPAIMNWDLFFTMKRNTKVVDLDMFKDHCVLFLKHSNLLYVNVIGLADDSVRSLKLPPWACGFIMDTNSDPKNCPFQLCSPIRPPKYYTYKFSEGKLFEETGHEDPITKTSRVLRIEAKSEDGKLVPMTIFHKTDSEDLQKKPLLVHVYGAYGMDLKMNFRPERRVLVDDGWILAYCHVRGGGELGLQWHADGRLTKKLNGLADLEACIKTLHGQGFSQPSLTTLTAFSAGGVLVGALCNSNPELLRAVTLEAPFLDVLNTMMDTTLPLTLEELEEWGNPSSDEKHKNYIKRYCPYQNIKPKHYPSIHITAYENDERVPLKGIVNYTEKLKEAIVEHAKDTGEGYQAPNIILDIQPGGSHVIEDSHKKITAQIKFLYEELGLDSTSVFENLKKYLKF; via the exons GAATTTTTGCCtattaaacaagaaaacaaaaaatccctcTCAGAAAACATGGATGCATTTGAAAAAGTGAGAACAAAATTAGAAACACAGCCACAAGAAGAATACGAAATCATCAATGCAGAG ATTAAACATGGTGGTTTTGTTTATTATCAAGAGGGCTGCTGTTTGGTTCGTTCCAAAGATGAAGAAG CAGACAATGATAATTATGAAGTTTTGTTCAATTTGGAGGAACTTAAATTAGAGCAACCCTTCATTGATTGTATCAGAGTTGCTCCTGATGAAAAATATGTAGCTGCCAAGATAAGAACTGAAGATTCTGAAGCATCTACCTGTGTAGTTGTGAAGCTCAGTGATCAACCTGTAATGGAAGCTTCTTTCCCAAATGTGTCCAGTTTTG aatggGTAAAGGATGAAGAAGATGAAGATGTTTTATTCTACACCTTCCAGAGGAACCTTCGCTGTCATGATGTATATCGAGCCACTTTTGGTGATAACAGGCGTAATGAACGTTTTTACACAGAAAAAGACCCAAG cttttttgttttcctttatcttaCAAAAGACAGTCGTTTTCTCACCATGAATATTATGAACAAGACCACTTCAGAGGTGTGGTTGATAGATGGCATGAGCCCTTGGGACCCACCAGTACTTATCCAGAAGCGAATACACGGGGTCCTTTACTACATAGAACACAGAGATGATGAATTATACATTCTCACTAATGTTGGCGAGCCTACAGAATTCAAG CTAATGAGAACAGCTGCTGATACCCCTGCTATTATGAATTgggatttatttttcacaatgaaGAGAAATACCAAAGTTGTAGACCTGGACATGTTTAAGGATCACTGTGTTCTGTTCCTGAAGCATAGCAATCTACTTTATGTTAATGTGATTGGTCTGGCTGACGATTCAGTTCGGTCTCTAAAG ctcCCACCTTGGGCCTGTGGATTCATAATGGATACAAATTCAGACCCAAAGAACTGCCCCTTTCAGCTTTGCTCTCCTATACGCCCCCCTAAGTATTACACGTATAAGTTTTCAGAAGGTAAACTGTTTGAGGAAACTGGACATGAAGACCCAATCACAAAGACTAGTCGTGTTTTACGTATAGAAGCCAAAAGCGAG GATGGAAAATTAGTGCCAATGACTATTTTCCATAAAACGGATTCTGAAGACTTGCAGAAGAAACCTCTCCTGGTACATGTATATGGAGCTTATGGAATGGatttgaaaatgaatttcagGCCTGAAAGGCGGGTGTTGGTGGACGATGGATGGATATTAGCATATTGTCACGTTCG GGGAGGTGGTGAGTTAGGCCTCCAGTGGCATGCTGATGGCCGTCTAACTAAAAAACTCAATGGCCTTGCTGACTTAGAGGCTTGCATTAAGACACTTCATGGCCAAGGCTTTTCTCAGCCAAGTCTAACAACCCTGACTGCTTTCAGTGCTGGAGGGGTGCTTGTGGGAGCATTGTGTAATTCTAATCCAGAGCTGCTGAGAGCTGTGACTTTGGAG gcaccttTCTTGGATGTTCTCAACACCATGATGGACACTACACTTCCTCTGACATTAGAAGAATTAGAAGAGTGGGGGAATCCTTCATCTGATGAAAAACACAAGAACTACATAAAACGTTACTGTCCCTATCAAAACATTAAACCTAAG cattatCCTTCAATTCACATCACAGCTTATGAAAACGACGAACGTGTACCTCTGAAAGGAATTGTAAACTATACTGAGAAACTCAAGGAAGCCATCGTGGAGCATGCTAAGGACACCGGGGAAG GTTATCAAGCCCCCAATATTATTTTAGATATTCAGCCTGGAGGCAGTCATGTGATTGAGGATTCTCACAAAAAG ATTACAGCCCAAATTAAATTCCTGTATGAGGAACTTGGACTTGACAGCACCAGTGTTTTCGAGAATCTtaagaaatatctaaaattctGA
- the PREPL gene encoding prolyl endopeptidase-like isoform X3, whose translation MDAFEKVRTKLETQPQEEYEIINAEIKHGGFVYYQEGCCLVRSKDEEADNDNYEVLFNLEELKLEQPFIDCIRVAPDEKYVAAKIRTEDSEASTCVVVKLSDQPVMEASFPNVSSFEWVKDEEDEDVLFYTFQRNLRCHDVYRATFGDNRRNERFYTEKDPSFFVFLYLTKDSRFLTMNIMNKTTSEVWLIDGMSPWDPPVLIQKRIHGVLYYIEHRDDELYILTNVGEPTEFKLMRTAADTPAIMNWDLFFTMKRNTKVVDLDMFKDHCVLFLKHSNLLYVNVIGLADDSVRSLKLPPWACGFIMDTNSDPKNCPFQLCSPIRPPKYYTYKFSEGKLFEETGHEDPITKTSRVLRIEAKSEDGKLVPMTIFHKTDSEDLQKKPLLVHVYGAYGMDLKMNFRPERRVLVDDGWILAYCHVRGGGELGLQWHADGRLTKKLNGLADLEACIKTLHGQGFSQPSLTTLTAFSAGGVLVGALCNSNPELLRAVTLEAPFLDVLNTMMDTTLPLTLEELEEWGNPSSDEKHKNYIKRYCPYQNIKPKHYPSIHITAYENDERVPLKGIVNYTEKLKEAIVEHAKDTGEGYQAPNIILDIQPGGSHVIEDSHKKITAQIKFLYEELGLDSTSVFENLKKYLKF comes from the exons ATGGATGCATTTGAAAAAGTGAGAACAAAATTAGAAACACAGCCACAAGAAGAATACGAAATCATCAATGCAGAG ATTAAACATGGTGGTTTTGTTTATTATCAAGAGGGCTGCTGTTTGGTTCGTTCCAAAGATGAAGAAG CAGACAATGATAATTATGAAGTTTTGTTCAATTTGGAGGAACTTAAATTAGAGCAACCCTTCATTGATTGTATCAGAGTTGCTCCTGATGAAAAATATGTAGCTGCCAAGATAAGAACTGAAGATTCTGAAGCATCTACCTGTGTAGTTGTGAAGCTCAGTGATCAACCTGTAATGGAAGCTTCTTTCCCAAATGTGTCCAGTTTTG aatggGTAAAGGATGAAGAAGATGAAGATGTTTTATTCTACACCTTCCAGAGGAACCTTCGCTGTCATGATGTATATCGAGCCACTTTTGGTGATAACAGGCGTAATGAACGTTTTTACACAGAAAAAGACCCAAG cttttttgttttcctttatcttaCAAAAGACAGTCGTTTTCTCACCATGAATATTATGAACAAGACCACTTCAGAGGTGTGGTTGATAGATGGCATGAGCCCTTGGGACCCACCAGTACTTATCCAGAAGCGAATACACGGGGTCCTTTACTACATAGAACACAGAGATGATGAATTATACATTCTCACTAATGTTGGCGAGCCTACAGAATTCAAG CTAATGAGAACAGCTGCTGATACCCCTGCTATTATGAATTgggatttatttttcacaatgaaGAGAAATACCAAAGTTGTAGACCTGGACATGTTTAAGGATCACTGTGTTCTGTTCCTGAAGCATAGCAATCTACTTTATGTTAATGTGATTGGTCTGGCTGACGATTCAGTTCGGTCTCTAAAG ctcCCACCTTGGGCCTGTGGATTCATAATGGATACAAATTCAGACCCAAAGAACTGCCCCTTTCAGCTTTGCTCTCCTATACGCCCCCCTAAGTATTACACGTATAAGTTTTCAGAAGGTAAACTGTTTGAGGAAACTGGACATGAAGACCCAATCACAAAGACTAGTCGTGTTTTACGTATAGAAGCCAAAAGCGAG GATGGAAAATTAGTGCCAATGACTATTTTCCATAAAACGGATTCTGAAGACTTGCAGAAGAAACCTCTCCTGGTACATGTATATGGAGCTTATGGAATGGatttgaaaatgaatttcagGCCTGAAAGGCGGGTGTTGGTGGACGATGGATGGATATTAGCATATTGTCACGTTCG GGGAGGTGGTGAGTTAGGCCTCCAGTGGCATGCTGATGGCCGTCTAACTAAAAAACTCAATGGCCTTGCTGACTTAGAGGCTTGCATTAAGACACTTCATGGCCAAGGCTTTTCTCAGCCAAGTCTAACAACCCTGACTGCTTTCAGTGCTGGAGGGGTGCTTGTGGGAGCATTGTGTAATTCTAATCCAGAGCTGCTGAGAGCTGTGACTTTGGAG gcaccttTCTTGGATGTTCTCAACACCATGATGGACACTACACTTCCTCTGACATTAGAAGAATTAGAAGAGTGGGGGAATCCTTCATCTGATGAAAAACACAAGAACTACATAAAACGTTACTGTCCCTATCAAAACATTAAACCTAAG cattatCCTTCAATTCACATCACAGCTTATGAAAACGACGAACGTGTACCTCTGAAAGGAATTGTAAACTATACTGAGAAACTCAAGGAAGCCATCGTGGAGCATGCTAAGGACACCGGGGAAG GTTATCAAGCCCCCAATATTATTTTAGATATTCAGCCTGGAGGCAGTCATGTGATTGAGGATTCTCACAAAAAG ATTACAGCCCAAATTAAATTCCTGTATGAGGAACTTGGACTTGACAGCACCAGTGTTTTCGAGAATCTtaagaaatatctaaaattctGA